The following proteins are encoded in a genomic region of Stigmatopora nigra isolate UIUO_SnigA chromosome 3, RoL_Snig_1.1, whole genome shotgun sequence:
- the nod2 gene encoding nucleotide-binding oligomerization domain-containing protein 2 — MAQDLVLKQRCEFLRDLCASGTSETLEKVADVLLAGGELSWEDYTNVKVQGRSLYTNARYLLDLVYSKGEATCQAFVEGLRQIRTPEEPGPVTGKLLAQRPGLVAELQGCLDGVVEALLESGRFTQEDCRDVLFHLNTPSQQARRLLDLVSSKGDSAANVVLDYIEQRQESGGNLTTETTKPKELLKYQKKLRSSISAQSNFMSTYGGTGHMSLDDIYTEGQLELAHNSQDHGHLDLEDIAGAAGTINEDSDTVLVSGDAGSGKSILLQRLHLLWARGTALRQFVLLFPFSCRKLNSELDQLSVQELLFSHCCWPDCDRDEIFQFILDHPNLVAITFDGLDELKQSFSDERRLCSPTQPAPVHILLFNLLQGSLLKGVFKVVTSRPEAVGPILRKHLRKELSLKGFSPESIDRFIKKQHRDSLVASKVLASIQANTALLGLCHSPVLCWIVSQCHKELLGGGDGAPQTITDVYLMILQHFLQHQSPPKSPRGPNWLRNHLPGILHLGRLAFQGVESSSYIFASTDLETCCVTDQDICAGFLTRTKDISYYHGLRYEFLHVTMQCFFAALYVVLSDNANRSTVAGLFEFKYPDFTCFGLCLSADHQGGLTEAPNLQITATFVSGLLSQRHRHLWLNCTPTPLVDRKAQQVVRCLHKGMQKHFKSIPKPVEGEKKSMHAMPGFVWLVKCIYEMRENQIAEEALSKLEVDHLKLTYCNIGPVECAALAFVLQHLRRPAGIQLDNNCMGDVGVEQLLPCLHICKSLYLRNNNITDEGIRKLIAKGIQCDNFQKIALFNNKLTDDCTEYICQLLKTKQNFLSLRLGNNYITSEGAIQLAKGLECNHSLMYLGLWGNKIGDSGAEAIAGALEGSKTLVWLSLVDNGVGSKGAHALSKTLQTCPSLEELWLTENCITKDGVESLVQALQHNKCVKSVWLKNNDMSPEEIEEMTQKESRLIF, encoded by the exons atggcccaagatctgGTCCTGAAGCAACGCTGTGAGTTCCTCAGAGATTTGTGCGCCAGCGGGACATCCGAAACCTTGGAGAAGGTCGCCGATGTCCTCCTGGCTGGTGGGGAGCTTTCTTGGGAGGATTATACCAATGTCAAAGTGCAGGGTAGGTCACTTTATACCAACGCCAGGTATCTGCTGGATCTAGTCTACTCCAAGGGAGAGGCCACATGCCAGGCATTTGTCGAGGGTCTACGGCAAATACGGACACCTGAAGAACCTGGGCCTGTCACTGGGAAGCTTTTGGCGCAAAGGCCTGGCTTGGTAGCAGAACTGCAAGGCTGCTTGGATGGTGTAGTGGAAGCTCTGCTGGAATCAGGGCGCTTTACCCAAGAGGACTGTAGAGATGTACTATTCCACCTGAACACCCCTTCGCAGCAG GCCAGGCGGTTGCTGGATCTGGTGAGCTCGAAAGGCGATTCGGCAGCTAACGTGGTTCTTGACTATATTGAGCAAAGGCAAGAGTCTGGAGGCAATCTGACAACAGAGACCACCAAGCCCAAAg AACTCCTCAAATACCAGAAGAAGTTGCGCAGTTCAATCTCAGCCCAGTCAAACTTCATGAGCACCTACGGAGGAACCGGCCACATGTCGCTGGACGACATCTACACCGAAGGCCAACTGGAGCTGGCGCACAACTCCCAAGATCATGGACACCTAGACCTGGAGGATATCGCAGGTGCTGCAGGCACCATAAACGAGGACTCAGATACAGTTCTAGTATCCGGGGACGCGGGCAGTGGTAAGAGCATCTTACTCCAGAGGCTTCATCTTCTCTGGGCCCGAGGGACAGCCCTCCGACAGTTCGTGCTCTTGTTCCCTTTCAGCTGCCGTAAACTGAACTCGGAACTGGATCAGCTGTCTGTCCAAGAGCTGCTCTTTAGCCACTGCTGTTGGCCGGACTGTGATCGGGATGAGATCTTCCAATTCATCCTGGATCACCCCAACCTAGTGGCGATCACGTTTGATGGCCTCGACGAGCTCAAGCAGAGTTTTTCAGACGAACGCCGACTCTGCTCGCCAACGCAACCTGCTCCGGTACACATATTACTTTTCAACCTCCTCCAGGGATCGCTTCTCAAGGGAGTATTCAAAGTTGTGACCAGTCGTCCAGAAGCCGTGGGTCCGATATTGAGGAAACACCTTCGTAAAGAACTCTCCCTTAAAGGCTTCTCCCCTGAAAGCATTGATCGTTTCATCAAGAAGCAACATCGCGACTCATTGGTAGCCTCCAAAGTCTTAGCATCCATTCAGGCCAACACTGCGTTATTAGGACTCTGCCATAGTCCGGTCCTCTGCTGGATTGTCTCGCAATGCCACAAAGAACTGCTCGGTGGCGGAGACGGTGCACCACAGACTATAACCGATGTGTACCTCATGATTTTGCAGCACTTCTTGCAGCACCAAAGTCCCCCGAAATCTCCCCGAGGCCCCAATTGGCTTCGGAATCACCTGCCTGGCATCTTACATTTGGGCCGTCTTGCTTTTCAGGGGGTGGAGTCTTCCTCTTACATCTTCGCTAGTACCGACCTGGAAACCTGCTGCGTTACAGATCAGGACATTTGCGCTGGTTTTCTTACCCGGACTAAAGACATCTCGTACTATCACGGCCTTCGATACGAATTCCTTCACGTAACGATGCAATGTTTCTTCGCCGCGCTTTACGTCGTCTTATCCGACAATGCTAACCGCTCAACTGTTGCTGGGCTGTTTGAATTTAAATACCCGGACTTCACCTGCTTCGGCCTCTGCTTGTCCGCCGACCACCAAGGAGGTCTAACCGAAGCCCCCAATTTACAAATTACCGCCACTTTTGTCTCTGGCCTTCTTTCCCAGAGACACCGGCACCTGTGGCTCAACTGTACCCCAACCCCGTTAGTCGATAGGAAAGCGCAACAGGTGGTTCGCTGCCTCCACAAAGGCATGCAAAAGCACTTCAAATCCATCCCCAAGCCAGttgagggtgaaaaaaagagcATGCACGCCATGCCTGGCTTTGTCTGGCTTGTCAAGTGCATTTACGAGATGCGGGAGAACCAAATAGCCGAGGAAGCGTTAAGCAAGCTGGAGGTGGACCATTTGAAGCTAACGTACTGCAACATTGGACCGGTGGAGTGTGCAGCTTTGGCTTTTGTGCTCCAGCACTTGAGAAGGCCTGCGGGAATCCAGCTGGACAACAACTGCATGGGCGACGTAGGAGTGGAGCAGCTACTTCCTTGTTTGCATATTTGCAAGTCTCTCTA CCTTAGAAATAATAACATCACCGATGAAGGGATACGCAAACTGATCGCAAAGGGAATCCAGTGTGACAACTTCCAGAAGATTGC ACTTTTCAACAACAAGCTAACGGATGATTGTACGGAATATATTTGTCAGCTGCTGAAAACCAAGCAGAATTTCCTCAGTTTGAG ACTGGGCAACAACTATATTACATCGGAAGGAGCTATACAGCTTGCGAAAGGACTGGAGTGCAACCATTCATTGATGTATTTAGG GCTCTGGGGAAATAAGATTGGGGATTCAGGTGCAGAAGCCATTGCTGGTGCCCTCGAAGGCAGTAAAACCCTAGTATGGCTAAG cTTGGTTGACAATGGGGTAGGGAGCAAGGGAGCCCATGCCCTGTCGAAAACACTCCAGACCTGCCCGTCGCTGGAGGAGTTATG GTTGACTGAAAACTGCATCACCAAAGACGGAGTAGAGTCTTTAGTCCAAGCCCTGCAGCATAACAAATGTGTCAA